Part of the Neoarius graeffei isolate fNeoGra1 chromosome 15, fNeoGra1.pri, whole genome shotgun sequence genome is shown below.
tgtgcagcaatagctgcaactaaatgtttgcggtaactgttgatcagtcctgcacaccggcttggaggaattttagcccgttcctccatacagaacagcttcaactctgggatgttggtgggtttcctcacatgaactgctcgcttcaggtccttccacaacattttgattggattaaggtcaggactttgacttggccattccaaaacattaactttattcttctttaaccattctatggtagaacgacttgtgtgcttagggtcgttgtcttgctgcatgacccaccttctcttgagattcagttcatggacagatgtcctgacattttcctttagaattcgctggtataattcaggattcattgttccatcaatgatggcaagccgtcctgacccagatgcaacaaaacaggcccaaaccatgatactgccaccaccatgtttcacagatgggataaggctcttatgctggaatgcagtgttttcctttctccaaacataatgcttctcatttaaaccaaaaagttctattttggtcccatccgtccacaaaacatttttccaatagccttctggcttgtccacatgatctttagcaaactgcagacgagcagtaatgttttttggacagcagtggctttctccttgcaaccctgccatgcacaccattgttgttcagtgttctcctgatggtggactcattagccaatgtgagagaggccttcagttgcttagaagttaccctggggtccttttgtgacctcgctgactattacgcaccttgctcttggagtgatctttgttggtcgaccacacctggggagggtaacaatggtcttgaatttcctccatttgtacacagtctacacagtggtgtagtggttatcactgtcgcttcacagcaagaatgttccgggttcgaaccttgcggccgacaggggcctttcggtgtggagtttgcacattctccccatgtctgcgtgggtttcctctgggtgctccggtttcccccacggttcaaagacatgcagattgtacaatggggccactgtaattggcgcaagctgtagtggtttccaagcCATAACGTATGTACATATATAGCTTTTGCTATGGCAAAcagctaaaaaataaataaattaacaatctgtctgactgtgaattggtggagtccaaactctttagagatggttttgtaaccttttccagcctgatgagcatcaacaacgctttttctgagggcctcagaaatctcctttgtttgtgccatgatacacttccacaaacatgtgttgtgaagatcagactttgacagatccctgttctttaaataaaacagggtgcccactcacacctgattgccatcccattgattgaaaacacctgactctaatttcaccttcaaattaactgctaatcctagaggttcacatacttttgccactcacagatatgtaataatggatcattttcctcaataaataaatgaccaagtataatatttttgtctcatttgtttaactgggttctctttatctacttttaggacttgtgtgaaaacctgatgatgttttaggtcatatttatgcagaaatatagaaaattctaaagggttcacaaactttcaagcaccactatatatcttGAAATGCTTAGCAATAAATACTTTTCCACACCATAAGATTTTAGCATTAATTTCATATGCAGATACCTTTGATTTCCTGTCAAAAATCGGAAGAACATATCTGACAGGGATgagtatctacagtggtgcttgaaagtttgtgaaccctttagaattttctacatttctgcataaatatgatctaaaacatcatcagattttcacacaagtcctaaaagtagataaagagaacccagttaaacaaatgagacaaaatattatacttggtcatttatttattgaggaaaatgatccaacattacatagctgtgagtggcaaaagcatgtgaacctctaggattcgcagttaatttgaaggtgaaattacagtcaggtgttttcaatcaatgggatgacaatcaggtgtgagtgggcaccctgttttatttaaaggaaaacactgcattccagcataagaaccttatcctatctgtgaaacatggtggtggtaatatcatggtttgggcttgttttgctgcatctgggccaggacggcttgccatcatttatggaacaatgaattctgaattataccagcgaattctaaaggaaaatgtcaggacatctgtccatgaactgaatctcaagagaaggtgggtcatgcagcaagacaacgaccctaagcacacaagtcgttctaccaaagaatggttaaagaagaataaagttaatgttttggaatggccaagtcaaagtcctgaccttaatccaatcaaaatgttgtggaaggacctgaagcgagcagttcatgtgaggaaacccaccaacatcccagagttgaagctgttctgtatggaggaatgggctaaaattcctccaagccggtgtgcaggactgatcaacagttaccgaaaacgtttagttgcagttattgctgcacaagggggtcacaccagatactgaaagcaaagggtcacatacttttgccactcacagatatgtaatattggatcattttcctcaataaataaatgaccaagtataatatttttgtctcatttgtttaactgggttctctttatctacttttagtacttgtgtgaaaatctgatgatgttttaggtcatatttatgccgaaagatagaaaattctaaagggttcacaaactttcaagcaccactgtatgcttccAATACTATAAAATAAACAAGGCTGAATGTATGGTCTGAGATAAGAAGATAGATTTAGTGAATTCAGCGATTTAATATGGTATGAGGCCTTCAGTATTGTGCAATATTGAGCTTAatctaaacattgtattagttttgtGGCGTGGGAAGCCACACCTTCTCCACGGGAAATGTCATCCAGAGAGACCATGTTTCCTATGAGAGTGAGAAAAACGCACAGTACCATGGGAAATTCATGATTCTTGGTAACATTAAAATCCAGCATAGTGATGCAGCAGATAGCACTGctacctcacagctccagaggCCCTGGTTCATTCCTAAGTTCGGGTTCTTGTCTGTATGTAGTTCTCCCCGAGTCTGTGTAGGTTTCTTCATGGTTCTCTGGTTTTCTCTCACCTCCCAAAAACTGCTGGTAGGTGGATTGGTTACCCTAAATTGCCCTTacatgtaaatgtgtgtgtgtgcatggtaccCTGTAATAGACTGTCATCCCATTCAGGTTGTATTCCTATTTCACAGCCAGTGTACCTGGGACAGACTCTGGATACACTATGACCCTGCCCAGGATAAAGTGGTGACTAAACATGCATGAATATATGAGTAATACAAAAGTGATGTGGTAGAATTTCCCAATACAAAGACCACTTTAATGATTCAGTCATACCATAAAAATTGAGATGGGTTCACCTCTAATCTGTAAACATCTACAGCAATGCTAACTATAGTATAAGATTTCATACTATCAAAACTAATCTTCTGTCAAAACTTTAAAAAAGCTTTTACAGATGGcagattgcaaaaaaaaaaaaaaaaaaaaaaaaaaagcagtgattgaTTCTCTAATTACATGCTTCTCGGAATGTCTCTTTAGACTGGCACTAATCTACAGGTGCCTTCTGACTTTTTAATCACAAATGGGTCTTAAACAGCACAGCTGAACACACATATGCAGACACGCCATGGTGCATACTTAGCATGCACTCAAAGTGACTTGTGTTTGAATAGTCAGGCTCTGAATCAGTTGACTGCATGCAGCGATACTCTGACCATACTTACTTAATGCTGCCAGTCTCCTTGGATACCGGATTCTTCAAACTGTAATCTTCCCCTAGCTGCCCTCAAGCAGCTGCCCCATTACACAGTAGTGGACAGCAGTCTTCGTCTGCCTTCATAAGGGGGAATTTTCCCTTTATTTGCCCTCCAGGTTCTGCTGTTAAGGGGGTAAGGAGGAGGCTTCTGGCTTCTAGTCAGTGCATTGGCCTCTGATTTAGGCCCCTTAATTTGGGATGCTGTTGTTCCATGATTGAATTTCAACCCTGAATTCTTTATAGATGAAAGTGCAGTTTGGTATGCTGGTGGTGCAACACTAGGGGGGCTTTCACCCGGTGTCTGGTCTTTGCTACATGCTTCAAACCTTCTTGCACCCCTTGGTAAGCTTGACACAAGACCTGGGTTGTTTGGGTACCCAGAATTGTGGATGCTGGTGTGAACATATTTCGCTTTCTCTGATGCAGAAACTCTTTCACTAGGGCTGCAATGTCCAGAAGCTTCTCTGCTGTCCTCCTCTCCCAGGTCAATACTGGAGGTCAGTTGGTCAATCTGCTGGACCACCTGAGTATCAGAGGAAGACATCACCATATTTGAGCTTTGCTCAAACCATCCAACCCATGTTTGCAAAAGCCAGAGTTCCCTGAATACGTTCCTAGTTTTATGCCAAACAATCAGTGCCACATGGATGAAGATAACATGCAAGGACACCAATGGGATACTTTTGTGTAAATGAGATTAGGCTGCAGCAGCACGAAACTAAAAATAGGCAGTCGCCCTGCCTTCCAGCTGCCCCATTCTATTCGCTCCAGCTGACAATGGATGATAAAAAGGTGCAGCACAGCATCCTTTACAAGCACTGCATTCACCTCAGAAATGGAGCAGGTAGTTCAAATTTTTTTGTATTACTCCCTGTGTTTTCTCTCAATTATAGCAcccaggaaagtttttttttttgttagtacTTTAATTTTGGATTTTACAGTGCAATTAGAGGAGTAACTGCTACTTGATTGACAACCCCATGTCATGAATAGACACAATTCTGCTGTGAGGCACATCTCTGTTCTAATCATTATCAAAAACATATATGAGCACATCTGCAAATTTTACAAACCCAGAGATTTTACCTCCTTCATTTCCAAATGCACTTCCTTCAAACCACGGAGAACTTCCTCAAGATTCATAACCACTTTACGGATCTGGTCCTGGACAACCCTCTGAGTTTTCTTTGATTTGAAGATGTAAGCGTCTCCACTCAGGGACTGCCCCTTGTTGTCTAACATATTTTCTAAATCCCCTTTATGAGACCTCTTATTGTGTTTGATGGTGATATTTTGGGAAACTTCTGTAGAGAAGAAAACTTCATGCATGGACCTGTACCCATCACTGTCTTCTGCTACATGTCTCATTGAGTCATGGAAATTCTGTCTTGCACTATCCACACTATAGTGTTCTGGATTGCTACCGCAGCTGGTTTTAGGTGTCTCACGTTTGTCAAACGTGTGTTCGTTCTCCTCAGTTTGCCCAGGCGCCTGTGACTCTCTGACAGAGCCGGATTGTTGTGCCACCACGCAAACAGACACTCCACAGTTTCTTTGACCTGTGAACTGCGTCGGCAAATCCAGAGCACATTTCCTCAAAGGGAGGGGTGTCTGAGTTTGTTGGAGGTTTTCCACAAAGCTGCATTCTCTTGAGCGATCCCTCACAGAGGCGCTGTTGTGTTGTAATCCCTGCCCCTCACACTTACGCCACCTCATACTGCTCGGCTCAGTTTGACAGCTCTTGCCAGTCCTAAAGAGCTTCGAATGCCACTTCAGAGCGGTAAGAGATACCCTAGAATGGTTACTGTATCCATTATGGATGGTCTGCTTAGATCCATGACAACCCATCTTGTATTGTTCAGGTTCAAAACTAAACAAAGATCCCTTCTCAGTCTTTGCTGAGTGTCCCATCTTGGTCTTCTTTTGTAGGAACCAGAAGTGATGTGGGATGGTATGTTGCCTAAGCCCTCTGGTATCAGTAAACATAACGGAGGCAGGAGAGAGGTTTCACATAGAGACTCTGGAACTGATTTATCCTTCCCTCATGCACTGTCTCCCACCACTCCTGGTTGGATGGTATTGTCATGCAAGTTCTATCCCTCCCGAAGCCTGAAACTTTTTCATCAGCATGTTCCTTGGCtcaccccccaccctctccctctgtTTCCCGTCAGTGCCTGTTTCTGATATTATCCTCACGTTGTTCTCTGCTGCTGGACCGTTGAcagcctccctccctcctcctgAACAAGCACATGCTGCCTTTGCTTGTATTCCATTGCCCCTGCATTTGGCTGAAAGCCTCCATATTCCGTTGCTTCCTCCACTCTTCCTGCCTTCCAGGTTCAGTGGCTGTTGCATGTTTCCTGTCTCTCCATCGCTTGCTCTCCCctccctgttctctctctctcacttcccCTCACGCATTGCACTCACTCCCTTTCTGGCGCTTTCTTCCTCCCACTCCTTCTCATGGCTCTTCCcctttctctcttgctctctctctctcacttactcACTGGCAGGAACTAGTCGACTTCAAtcagggttggtttttttttctaaatccaCCATCAGCACAGTATCTGCGTGTCTCAGGTCTTTTCTCTGATCTGATTGCGTCTGTCCCTTGCTTCATATGCCACAAGTATAGGTAGGATTTGAGAGGGGACTGCCTCTGGGAGGGAGGATCTCGCTTCCTTGCTGTCTTTCTCTAAGGCTTAGAACATGCACTGCTTCTCCACAAGGAATCAAAAGTAGTATTAAAAAATTAACATCTACATCTAGCCAAACTGGATTTttccatacccccccccccacatttgACTACGTTTTCCTTGAAACTTTAAGAAAAATCAGCTGTTTTATCACAATAGACTTTTATAGGCTTATTGTTTTCAATTTCAGTTAAGAACCATTTCTCATTTTCTTAATCACAAAGCAGGGTATTCATTAAGCCTCTTGACATTTCATTCATGGTCTCGTGCTAATTATGCTTTAGTAAAAACCAGAGGAGAAAAAGTCAAGTACAAATCTCAATTACTTTATAAcattcagtaaaaaaaaagaaaagaaagcaacaTGGAACACATACTGTGATACACTTTCCCATGCAAATATGACAGTTTGAGGTATAACAATTGAAAACTAAAATAGAGCTTCTccaaaagcattgctgatttgcTCCTTTGAGGAAGCTCTCAAAAGCACGTTCTTCAGTCATGCTAACCTCTCACAGCGATGGGGTCAGAGGGCCCATCTTGGGACCCGAGTAATGAAGCTCTGCTTTCTGTAAACAGTCAGCCTTCAAACTCGTCACCCACTTGCTgcatgtgagagccagaaatagcTGGAAAGCTTCACACTGCACTTGATCACAAATTTGGTTTGGACAAGTGTGTGCTGTTACATGCTCAGTTGCAAAAGGAAATATTTCTAACAGCCTGACACATACAATCCCCTCTGTGGCTACATTCCCAGATTATAGAATAAACTAACAGGTTTTGACAACAATTAATTTATTTGACAGTCATTTTTATAACAtaaaacacatttatttattaCTCATCTCATATTAGTCCCCCTTATACTTTAAGTAGTCACTTTAATGGGACTCCTGTGtggttttcttttttgaaccatgATTCAGAATGTCTgcatggtttgtgtgtgtgtaagaaatgATAAAATTGACTTTGAGGGAAGAATATTTCAGTTCTGATGAACAGGGTTGCATAAGCCTGTGTCGGTTTGAAAGCTGTAGCCTCTGTTTACAAGAGGTTGGGTaactacactttctgcctgtcatTGTAGTGTCAGGTTAATGGTAATGTAAGAGAAAACAGCATGCATTTTATGAGTGATGTTTGAACAAAGATAGCATGCCTTGAACTGCACCTTTCCTTGGAACTTGGCCTGCAAACTGGTATACAAAAGTAGTATATTGCAGTTATATTGTTATACCTTGTGATAATAGATAGAGATTTAAAATGATGGAAATTGTGTTGCCTCACAATTTACAATTTGGGAGACTAATTGTTTTATTGGATCATCTAAATGTCACAATTTATCAAAACACCCACAGAAAACTTATCAGGAACCTCTAAAGGCCAGGAATTAGTCAGTCAGAGAGCTCACAGAATGTGATTAAACATGCACTTATtgtccattttattaggaacacctgtacattctTGCAATTATCAAATCagctaatcatgtggcagcagctcaGTGCTTAAAATCTTGCAAATGCAGATCTAGAGCTTCAGTTACtgctcacatcaaacatcaggatGGGGAAAAAAATGTGACGTCACTGAGTTTGATTCTGGCACAGCTGTTGGTTCTTTGAAATCAGCCCAAGActttttaaagcaaagaagtggaatattcattttgaatttgtcgtcagcaacacgtttcaaaagagttgggac
Proteins encoded:
- the LOC132898850 gene encoding uncharacterized protein LOC132898850, whose amino-acid sequence is MFTDTRGLRQHTIPHHFWFLQKKTKMGHSAKTEKGSLFSFEPEQYKMGCHGSKQTIHNGYSNHSRVSLTALKWHSKLFRTGKSCQTEPSSMRWRKCEGQGLQHNSASVRDRSRECSFVENLQQTQTPLPLRKCALDLPTQFTGQRNCGVSVCVVAQQSGSVRESQAPGQTEENEHTFDKRETPKTSCGSNPEHYSVDSARQNFHDSMRHVAEDSDGYRSMHEVFFSTEVSQNITIKHNKRSHKGDLENMLDNKGQSLSGDAYIFKSKKTQRVVQDQIRKVVMNLEEVLRGLKEVHLEMKEVVQQIDQLTSSIDLGEEDSREASGHCSPSERVSASEKAKYVHTSIHNSGYPNNPGLVSSLPRGARRFEACSKDQTPGESPPSVAPPAYQTALSSIKNSGLKFNHGTTASQIKGPKSEANALTRSQKPPPYPLNSRTWRANKGKIPPYEGRRRLLSTTV